The following are encoded together in the Variovorax sp. PBS-H4 genome:
- a CDS encoding response regulator codes for MLPPRILLVDDHALFRSGLRMVLTAGIADLKVAEAASLEEALRTSMQDPALVLLDIQLNGLNGLEGIALVRRKWPQALVVILSSEVSPQKVRLAMERGAAAFVSKAEPADKILAVIGQLRQGLPVAADELEPGEGGADSQPLLTPRQSEVLDLMCQGLSNKLIGRRLNLSENTVRGHVQAVLAALQVSSRSEAGFAARQRGLVA; via the coding sequence ATGCTGCCGCCCCGCATTCTTCTCGTCGACGACCATGCCCTCTTCCGCAGCGGGCTGCGCATGGTGCTGACTGCCGGCATCGCGGACCTGAAGGTAGCCGAGGCCGCATCGCTCGAGGAGGCCCTGCGGACCTCCATGCAGGACCCGGCCCTGGTGCTGCTGGACATCCAATTGAATGGCCTCAACGGACTGGAAGGCATCGCGCTGGTCCGGCGCAAGTGGCCGCAGGCGCTGGTAGTGATCTTGTCCTCTGAAGTCTCGCCGCAAAAGGTCCGGCTCGCGATGGAGCGCGGCGCGGCTGCCTTCGTCTCCAAGGCCGAACCGGCCGACAAGATCCTGGCGGTGATCGGCCAGTTGCGCCAAGGCCTGCCGGTTGCGGCCGATGAGCTGGAGCCCGGCGAGGGGGGTGCGGACTCGCAGCCATTGCTGACGCCGCGCCAGAGCGAGGTGCTCGACCTGATGTGCCAGGGCTTGTCCAACAAGCTGATCGGCCGGCGGCTCAACCTGTCCGAGAACACCGTGCGCGGCCATGTGCAGGCGGTGCTCGCGGCGCTGCAGGTCTCGAGCCGCTCCGAGGCCGGTTTCGCTGCGCGGCAGCGCGGCCTCGTGGCCTGA
- a CDS encoding ATP-binding response regulator, giving the protein MIDKPRLPEERMLVEQLRLQLGNISASVVPTILLALLLVWVLSNDSNSLAMRAWAGAIILLKLYLAWDARRLLASEISPASARRLLARKMVLNAVDGVAWGSLAWAALGTTTMAGNVLVVAVLAGVAGSSMSSLAPILPAFVVFGTAELIVLGAKLWSMDDPAYDALGVAAIIYTVALLGQARNGSRAARRAIGLRFENLGLIERLRIETEHAQAAHRAAEEANLAKSRFLAAASHDLRQPIHAQGLFLEVLSRTKLSADQYDALANARATWQASAEMLDTLLDFSRIEAGVVEPQAQVFPLQPLLNKIENELAPQADAKGIVYRSRETHAAVRSDPALVALILRNLVSNAIRYTEQGGVLVACRARGDQVLLEVWDTGIGIEPAQHQAIFREFHQLGNAERDRRKGLGLGLAIAQGLARALGQELSLASVPGRGSVFRLTLAAARAGVLAEVGEPLPPRPRVFDLRVLVIDDDESVRTGMRQLLAAWGCVCDVADSIEEAQALARAHRPGLVISDYRLRELRTGAEAIAALRAEFGANLPALLITGDTAPQRLREARATGVPLLHKPVLPSQLYRAMTAVLNGRELDSSFASLEARRA; this is encoded by the coding sequence ATGATCGACAAGCCACGCCTGCCAGAGGAGCGCATGCTGGTGGAGCAGCTGCGGCTGCAGCTCGGCAACATCAGTGCCTCGGTCGTTCCGACCATCCTGCTGGCCCTGCTGCTGGTCTGGGTGCTCTCCAACGACTCCAACAGCCTGGCGATGCGGGCCTGGGCCGGCGCCATCATCCTGCTCAAGCTCTATCTCGCGTGGGATGCACGGCGCCTGCTCGCGTCCGAGATCAGCCCCGCGAGCGCGCGCCGGCTGCTGGCGCGCAAGATGGTGCTCAACGCCGTCGACGGCGTGGCGTGGGGCTCGCTGGCGTGGGCCGCCCTGGGCACCACCACCATGGCAGGCAACGTGCTGGTGGTGGCGGTGCTGGCGGGCGTGGCGGGCAGCTCCATGTCGTCTTTGGCGCCCATACTGCCGGCCTTCGTCGTCTTCGGCACCGCCGAGCTGATCGTGCTTGGAGCCAAGCTGTGGTCCATGGACGACCCCGCCTACGATGCCTTGGGCGTCGCCGCGATCATCTACACCGTGGCCCTGCTCGGGCAGGCGCGCAACGGCTCGCGCGCCGCGCGCCGGGCGATCGGTCTGCGCTTCGAGAACCTGGGGCTGATCGAGCGCCTGCGCATCGAAACCGAACACGCGCAGGCCGCGCACCGGGCTGCGGAAGAGGCGAACCTTGCCAAATCCCGGTTCCTGGCGGCAGCCAGCCATGACCTGCGGCAGCCGATCCATGCGCAGGGCCTGTTCCTCGAGGTGCTGTCACGCACCAAGCTTTCGGCCGACCAGTACGACGCGCTGGCCAACGCGCGCGCTACCTGGCAAGCCTCGGCCGAGATGCTCGACACCCTGCTGGACTTCTCGCGCATCGAGGCTGGCGTGGTCGAACCGCAAGCGCAGGTCTTCCCGCTGCAGCCGCTGCTCAACAAGATCGAGAACGAGCTGGCGCCGCAGGCCGATGCGAAGGGCATCGTTTACCGCTCGCGCGAGACGCATGCCGCCGTGCGCTCCGATCCGGCGCTGGTGGCGTTGATCCTGCGCAACCTGGTGTCGAACGCGATCCGCTATACCGAGCAGGGCGGGGTGCTGGTCGCCTGCCGCGCGCGCGGCGATCAGGTGTTGCTCGAAGTCTGGGACACCGGCATCGGCATCGAGCCCGCGCAGCACCAGGCGATCTTTCGCGAGTTCCACCAGCTTGGCAACGCCGAGCGCGACCGCCGCAAGGGCCTCGGCCTGGGCCTGGCCATTGCGCAGGGGCTGGCGCGGGCCCTGGGGCAGGAGCTCTCGCTCGCGTCGGTGCCAGGGCGCGGCAGCGTGTTCCGGCTCACGCTGGCCGCAGCGCGCGCCGGGGTGCTCGCCGAGGTCGGCGAACCGCTGCCGCCGCGACCCCGTGTTTTCGACCTGCGCGTGCTGGTGATCGACGACGACGAGTCGGTGCGCACCGGCATGCGCCAGCTGCTCGCCGCCTGGGGCTGTGTCTGCGACGTGGCCGACTCCATCGAAGAGGCCCAGGCGCTGGCGCGCGCGCACCGGCCGGGGCTGGTCATCAGCGACTACCGGCTGCGCGAGCTGCGCACCGGCGCCGAGGCCATCGCGGCCTTGCGTGCGGAGTTCGGCGCCAACCTGCCGGCGCTGCTGATTACCGGCGACACCGCGCCGCAGCGCCTGCGCGAAGCGCGCGCCACCGGCGTCCCGCTGCTGCACAAGCCGGTGCTGCCCAGCCAGTTGTATCGGGCGATGACTGCGGTGCTGAATGGGCGCGAGCTCGATTCCTCTTTCGCGTCGCTCGAGGCGCGGCGGGCCTGA
- a CDS encoding isocitrate lyase/PEP mutase family protein translates to MTRTVAEKRALFRQLHAEGCFVLPNPWDVGSARFLESLGFKALATTSSGFAWSRGHADGALAREQVLAHLRELVAATELPVNADFENGFAADPQGVAQSVRMAIDTGVAGLSIEDSTGDPDRPLYDIELAVTRLRAARAAIDQEGGETLLVGRAENFFQGRPDLDDTIVRLKAYSEAGADCLYAPGIRTREQIAAVVAAVAPKPVNLLVGSTSELTLQDIAALGVRRVSVGGALARAAWGGFMRAARALEQGRFEGFADAASGVELNALMR, encoded by the coding sequence ATGACCCGCACCGTCGCCGAAAAGCGCGCCCTCTTCCGCCAGCTCCATGCCGAGGGCTGCTTCGTGCTGCCCAACCCGTGGGACGTGGGCAGCGCACGCTTCCTGGAAAGCCTGGGTTTCAAGGCGCTGGCCACGACCAGCTCCGGTTTCGCGTGGTCGCGCGGCCATGCCGATGGCGCGCTGGCCCGCGAACAGGTCCTGGCCCATTTGCGCGAGCTCGTCGCCGCCACCGAACTGCCGGTGAACGCCGACTTCGAGAATGGCTTTGCGGCAGACCCGCAAGGCGTCGCGCAAAGCGTGCGCATGGCCATCGACACGGGCGTTGCCGGGCTGTCGATCGAGGACTCGACCGGGGACCCGGACCGCCCGCTCTACGACATCGAACTGGCGGTGACACGCCTGCGCGCCGCGCGAGCGGCCATTGACCAGGAGGGCGGCGAAACGCTGCTGGTCGGCCGGGCCGAGAATTTTTTCCAGGGGCGCCCCGACCTTGACGACACCATCGTCCGGCTCAAGGCCTATTCGGAGGCCGGCGCCGACTGCCTGTACGCGCCAGGCATCCGCACGCGGGAACAGATCGCTGCCGTGGTCGCCGCGGTGGCGCCCAAGCCGGTCAACCTGCTGGTCGGCTCGACCAGTGAGCTGACGCTGCAGGACATCGCCGCGCTCGGCGTGCGGCGCGTGAGCGTCGGCGGAGCGCTGGCGCGTGCAGCGTGGGGTGGGTTCATGCGCGCAGCGCGCGCGCTCGAGCAAGGGCGCTTCGAAGGCTTCGCCGATGCCGCCTCGGGGGTGGAGCTCAATGCGCTGATGCGCTGA
- a CDS encoding helix-turn-helix domain-containing protein produces the protein MATRTPVRNASAAASPARKLRTPAAAPAPDEAAPVPAFQSVGPRIKALRRLRSMTVEELADAVGVHKAHVSRLERGLKTPSIHMLARLAKALGTSMGHLVGETLDKADIKITRGAELAPGYAAEEPAAHRFAPLLHGNSVSAFEAFIVYPGQSGGSLQAQHEGQEMLYVLAGTIDVIFPERTERLHVGDCIHFPGYLNHRIARVGRAQARALLVLSAQ, from the coding sequence ATGGCCACCAGAACTCCCGTCCGCAATGCCTCCGCGGCCGCGTCGCCTGCAAGGAAGCTGCGCACTCCTGCGGCCGCGCCGGCGCCGGACGAAGCCGCGCCCGTCCCCGCCTTCCAGAGCGTGGGGCCGCGCATCAAGGCACTGCGGCGCCTGCGGAGCATGACCGTGGAGGAACTTGCCGATGCGGTGGGCGTGCACAAGGCCCATGTCTCCCGCCTCGAGCGCGGCCTCAAGACACCCTCCATCCACATGCTGGCGCGGCTCGCCAAGGCGCTGGGCACCAGCATGGGCCACCTGGTCGGCGAGACCTTGGACAAGGCCGACATCAAGATCACGCGCGGCGCCGAACTGGCGCCCGGCTACGCGGCGGAGGAGCCCGCGGCGCACCGCTTCGCGCCGTTGCTGCACGGGAATTCGGTCAGCGCCTTCGAGGCCTTCATCGTCTACCCTGGGCAGAGCGGCGGCTCGCTGCAGGCGCAGCACGAGGGGCAGGAGATGCTCTACGTGCTGGCTGGCACCATCGACGTCATCTTCCCCGAGCGGACCGAGCGCCTGCACGTCGGCGACTGCATCCACTTCCCGGGTTATTTGAACCACCGAATCGCGCGCGTCGGACGGGCGCAGGCGCGGGCGCTGCTGGTGCTGTCCGCGCAGTGA
- a CDS encoding aldolase yields MQDDQDIKAAVYRDLQDKTRASSWSTVEQLVLACRMLAAEGHWANGLAGQITARGERPGTYYTLKFGIGADEASPQGFILTDDDLRPLDGMSLPNPATRFHLWVYRANPAVQCIVHTHPAAVSALSIIGQPLIVAGMDATPFFENCGYLPDWPGLPIGNDEGRLISEALDGRKALLLAHHGLLTAGATVAEAATLAIWMEQAASVQLRAAAAGTIKPVPAHLARESRDFLLKPQITDLTFQYFARRVLRADPACLTA; encoded by the coding sequence ATGCAAGACGATCAGGACATCAAGGCGGCGGTCTACCGCGATCTGCAGGACAAGACCCGTGCTTCGTCGTGGAGCACGGTCGAGCAGCTGGTGCTGGCTTGCCGCATGCTCGCGGCCGAGGGGCACTGGGCCAACGGCCTGGCGGGGCAGATCACGGCGCGCGGCGAGCGGCCCGGCACGTACTACACGCTGAAGTTCGGCATCGGAGCGGACGAAGCGTCGCCTCAGGGCTTCATCCTTACCGACGACGACCTGCGCCCGCTCGATGGCATGTCGCTGCCCAATCCGGCGACGCGCTTCCACCTGTGGGTCTATCGCGCCAATCCAGCCGTGCAGTGCATCGTCCATACCCATCCGGCGGCGGTGTCGGCGCTGTCCATCATCGGCCAGCCGCTGATCGTCGCGGGGATGGATGCCACGCCCTTCTTCGAGAACTGCGGCTACCTGCCGGACTGGCCGGGGCTGCCGATCGGCAACGACGAGGGGCGCCTCATTTCCGAGGCCCTCGACGGACGCAAGGCACTGCTGCTCGCGCACCACGGCCTGCTGACCGCGGGCGCCACCGTGGCCGAGGCCGCGACGCTGGCGATCTGGATGGAGCAGGCCGCTTCAGTGCAACTGCGCGCCGCGGCGGCCGGCACCATCAAGCCGGTGCCCGCGCACCTGGCGCGCGAATCGCGCGACTTCCTGCTGAAGCCGCAGATCACCGACCTCACCTTCCAGTACTTCGCACGCCGCGTGCTGCGTGCTGACCCTGCCTGTCTCACCGCCTGA
- a CDS encoding TRAP transporter substrate-binding protein, translated as MQRRSLLAGAAVAATVSAPAIAQGAPTVRWRMPSSFPKSLDTVFGGAVAIGEIVRKLTDGRFTISPFAAGELMPPLAVLDGVQNRSVECGHTAGFYYVGKEPALAFDTGIPFGMTPRQHTAWMTHGGGLSMMREIYDRFDAVQIPCGNTGAQMGGWFRKEIKRVEDFQGLRMRVPGLLGRVYAKLGVTPLQLAAADVYPALEKGTLDAVEFVGPYDDEKLGLAKVARYYYGPGVMELGASLCFIANKKAWAELPDSYRAALEAACAQAGAEMLAKYDVGNVPALKRLVGSGAKLNYWSKPIMDALHKATQEVLKDEAAANPVFAKVHGKWREFLDEQLVWSSVNDGAAEQYMLGTRRASVAR; from the coding sequence ATGCAACGACGTTCCCTGCTGGCCGGCGCTGCCGTCGCCGCGACTGTTTCCGCACCCGCCATCGCCCAGGGCGCGCCAACCGTTCGCTGGCGCATGCCTTCGAGCTTTCCGAAGTCGCTGGACACCGTGTTCGGCGGCGCCGTCGCCATCGGGGAGATCGTGCGCAAGCTCACCGACGGCCGCTTCACCATTTCGCCCTTTGCGGCCGGCGAGCTGATGCCGCCGCTGGCGGTGCTCGACGGCGTGCAGAACCGCAGCGTCGAGTGCGGCCACACGGCCGGTTTCTATTACGTCGGCAAGGAGCCGGCGCTGGCCTTCGACACCGGCATTCCCTTCGGCATGACGCCACGCCAGCACACGGCCTGGATGACCCACGGCGGCGGGCTGTCGATGATGCGCGAGATCTACGATCGCTTCGACGCGGTGCAGATCCCCTGCGGCAACACCGGCGCCCAGATGGGCGGCTGGTTCCGCAAGGAGATCAAGCGGGTGGAAGATTTCCAGGGGCTGCGCATGCGCGTGCCGGGGCTGCTGGGCCGTGTCTACGCCAAGCTCGGCGTGACGCCGCTGCAACTGGCCGCTGCCGACGTCTATCCGGCGCTCGAGAAGGGCACGCTCGACGCGGTGGAGTTCGTCGGTCCCTACGACGACGAGAAGCTGGGCCTGGCCAAGGTGGCGCGCTACTACTATGGGCCGGGTGTGATGGAGCTGGGCGCTTCGCTGTGCTTCATTGCCAACAAGAAGGCGTGGGCCGAGCTGCCCGACAGCTATCGCGCTGCGCTGGAGGCCGCGTGCGCGCAGGCCGGCGCCGAGATGCTGGCCAAGTACGACGTGGGCAACGTGCCGGCGCTGAAGCGGCTGGTGGGCAGCGGCGCCAAGCTCAACTACTGGTCCAAGCCGATCATGGACGCGCTGCACAAGGCCACGCAGGAGGTGCTGAAGGACGAGGCCGCGGCCAACCCGGTCTTCGCCAAGGTGCACGGCAAATGGCGCGAATTCCTCGACGAACAGCTGGTCTGGTCATCGGTGAACGACGGAGCGGCCGAACAGTACATGCTGGGGACCCGGCGCGCGTCAGTGGCGCGCTGA
- a CDS encoding aspartyl/asparaginyl beta-hydroxylase domain-containing protein: MSYKLLIPAVFLASGLFVHFRGQVRHRIGRQLSDHSTFLAPLNVLMYWFSSVPSKPYLDLKQFPELDVLQQNWQTIRDEGLALFDEGHIKAAAGYTDIGFNSFFRTGWKRFYLNWYGDFLPSAKGLCPKTTELLAGIPSVRAAMFAILPPGGNLVRHRDPFAGSLRYHLGLKVPQDAPNCRIFVDGQAYHWKDGEAVMFDETYIHHAENLTNETRLILFCDVERPLNNWLARWINREIGWRMIKAAATQNVEGEPIGGLNKAFAQVYKIRVLGKRLKAWNKPSYYLVKWAIFGGLFYWLFF, translated from the coding sequence CTGTCGTACAAGCTCCTGATCCCCGCGGTCTTCCTGGCCTCCGGCCTCTTCGTTCACTTCAGAGGCCAGGTGCGGCACCGGATCGGCCGGCAACTGAGCGACCACTCGACCTTCCTGGCGCCGCTCAATGTGCTGATGTACTGGTTCTCGTCGGTGCCGTCGAAGCCCTACCTCGACCTGAAGCAGTTTCCCGAACTCGACGTGCTCCAGCAGAACTGGCAGACCATCCGCGACGAAGGCCTGGCGCTGTTCGACGAGGGGCACATCAAGGCAGCGGCGGGGTACACCGACATCGGCTTCAACTCCTTCTTCCGTACCGGCTGGAAGCGCTTCTATCTCAACTGGTACGGCGACTTCCTGCCTTCGGCGAAGGGCCTGTGCCCGAAGACCACCGAGCTGCTGGCGGGCATTCCCTCGGTGCGCGCGGCGATGTTCGCGATCCTGCCGCCAGGCGGCAACCTGGTGCGGCACCGCGATCCCTTCGCGGGCTCGCTGCGCTACCACCTGGGCCTCAAGGTGCCGCAGGATGCGCCGAACTGCAGGATCTTCGTCGACGGCCAGGCCTACCACTGGAAGGACGGCGAGGCCGTGATGTTCGACGAGACCTACATCCACCACGCCGAGAACCTCACGAACGAGACGCGGCTGATCCTGTTCTGCGACGTCGAGCGGCCGCTGAACAACTGGTTGGCGCGCTGGATCAACCGTGAGATCGGCTGGCGCATGATCAAGGCCGCCGCCACGCAGAACGTCGAAGGCGAGCCGATCGGTGGGCTCAACAAGGCCTTCGCGCAGGTCTACAAGATCCGCGTGCTCGGCAAGCGCCTGAAGGCCTGGAACAAGCCCAGCTACTACCTCGTCAAATGGGCGATCTTCGGCGGGCTGTTCTACTGGCTGTTCTTCTGA
- a CDS encoding helix-turn-helix domain-containing protein has product MSEVTQLLATIKRQLKSQGFTYRDVAEGLKLSEPTVKRLFSAKRLTVERLSQLGAFLGFTMAELVEESASSVRQLRTLSLEHEEQLVSDVALMLVTVCALNHWTLSEIVAAYRLTKAECLSQLLTLDRMGLIQLLPGDRIRLRIARDFDWIPNGPIQTFFVELGLRDDFLDCSFDQSEATLHFSHGMLTNSAFSEFQAELRLLRAKLARLHQESAATPLALRRGTGVLLAMREWEPRAFEMLRRSDPLGR; this is encoded by the coding sequence ATGTCTGAAGTGACGCAGCTGCTGGCGACCATCAAACGCCAACTGAAAAGCCAGGGATTCACCTACCGTGATGTCGCCGAGGGGCTCAAGCTTTCCGAACCGACCGTGAAGCGGCTGTTCTCTGCCAAGCGCCTCACCGTCGAGAGACTCTCTCAGCTTGGCGCGTTCCTTGGCTTCACGATGGCCGAGCTTGTTGAAGAATCAGCATCGTCGGTGCGCCAACTGCGCACGTTGAGCCTCGAGCACGAGGAGCAGTTGGTGTCGGATGTCGCGCTGATGCTGGTGACCGTATGCGCGCTCAATCACTGGACCTTGTCGGAGATCGTGGCCGCATATCGGTTGACTAAAGCTGAATGCTTGAGCCAGTTGCTCACGCTTGACAGGATGGGCTTGATCCAACTGCTTCCTGGTGACCGGATTCGGTTGCGCATCGCCCGCGATTTCGATTGGATACCCAATGGCCCGATCCAGACGTTCTTCGTGGAACTGGGACTGAGGGATGATTTCCTCGACTGCAGTTTCGACCAGAGCGAAGCAACCTTGCATTTTTCTCACGGCATGTTGACGAACTCGGCGTTCTCCGAGTTTCAAGCGGAGTTGCGCCTGTTGCGTGCCAAGCTGGCCAGGTTGCATCAGGAATCGGCGGCAACGCCCTTGGCCCTCCGGCGCGGCACAGGGGTGCTGCTAGCGATGCGCGAGTGGGAGCCGCGCGCATTCGAAATGCTGCGACGAAGCGACCCCCTTGGGCGGTGA
- a CDS encoding autotransporter domain-containing protein, with translation MNSIYFSRQLDNSNLFEPSKRTLGMRARALAVGLSCTAFFSLAHAQSPFFGPSADLTMLGNMYQRLGDEHSASPSSAGPFRSTWGRGIYSDSGFASNSHAEGGQVGTDLWANGNWRTGAYTGYLTGGSGNSTSYLGAYATWKDASGLYVDGVLQGGRRRYGDSSLAVSVEVGKPFALSQDWSVEPQAQLAYQDHGSGWTGRLGGRVKGDFITGAGRLQPYVSMNVYDNNTDAETVASSTRWGAAVGATLSLTSATKLYGEVGALRNVAGDSIAKSSIQGSLGMKTHW, from the coding sequence ATGAATTCTATTTATTTCTCGCGACAACTCGACAATTCAAATCTTTTTGAGCCATCCAAACGCACGCTCGGCATGCGGGCTCGTGCCTTGGCTGTCGGCCTTTCATGCACGGCGTTTTTTTCGTTGGCCCACGCCCAATCGCCATTTTTCGGACCGAGTGCAGACCTGACGATGCTCGGCAACATGTACCAACGACTCGGCGACGAGCATTCCGCCAGCCCGTCTTCAGCCGGTCCATTCCGGAGCACTTGGGGACGCGGCATCTATTCCGACAGCGGTTTCGCATCGAACAGCCACGCAGAGGGTGGCCAGGTCGGTACCGACCTATGGGCCAATGGCAATTGGCGCACGGGCGCCTACACAGGCTACCTGACGGGAGGCAGCGGGAACAGCACTTCGTACCTTGGCGCCTATGCGACCTGGAAGGACGCGAGCGGACTCTACGTCGATGGCGTGCTGCAGGGTGGTCGGCGCCGCTACGGTGATTCCAGCCTCGCGGTCTCCGTCGAGGTCGGCAAACCCTTCGCCTTGAGCCAAGACTGGAGCGTCGAGCCTCAGGCGCAACTGGCCTACCAGGATCACGGCAGTGGCTGGACCGGGCGCTTGGGCGGGCGCGTCAAGGGCGACTTCATCACGGGCGCGGGTCGTCTTCAGCCATACGTGAGCATGAATGTCTACGACAACAACACGGACGCCGAGACGGTTGCCTCCAGCACGCGCTGGGGCGCCGCCGTCGGAGCAACGCTATCCCTGACTTCAGCGACCAAGCTGTACGGCGAAGTCGGCGCACTCCGGAATGTCGCGGGGGATTCGATAGCGAAATCCTCGATTCAAGGCTCTCTCGGAATGAAGACGCACTGGTAG
- the thiL gene encoding thiamine-phosphate kinase has translation MGEFDLIDRYFKRPAARSPLGVGDDCALLAPAPGMQLAVSTDMLVEGRHFLSTVDPARLGHKALAVNLSDLAACGAKPLAFTLALALPAVDEAWLAAFSRGLFALADAHGCELVGGDTTRGPLNLCITVFGEVPAGTALLRSGAEPGDELWVSGTLGDARLALEVFRGTLALPAEALEAARRRMEQPEPRVALGLALRGIASSAVDLSDGLVGDLGHILAASGVGATVDADAACALIGSPAAAALDPALRRNCALAGGDDYELLFTAPAAAAAVVLEAARQSATPVARIGRIEAAPGLRIVDARGAPVSQRFAAFDHFQA, from the coding sequence ATGGGTGAGTTCGACCTCATCGACAGGTACTTCAAGCGCCCGGCCGCGCGTTCGCCGCTCGGTGTCGGCGACGACTGCGCGCTGCTCGCGCCCGCGCCCGGCATGCAGCTCGCGGTGTCCACCGACATGCTGGTCGAGGGCCGGCATTTCCTCTCCACCGTGGACCCGGCACGGCTGGGCCACAAGGCGCTCGCGGTCAATCTGAGCGACCTGGCGGCCTGTGGCGCGAAGCCGCTGGCCTTCACCCTCGCGCTGGCACTGCCGGCCGTGGATGAAGCCTGGCTCGCGGCGTTTTCGCGCGGCCTGTTCGCGCTGGCCGACGCGCACGGCTGCGAGCTGGTCGGCGGCGACACCACGCGCGGTCCACTCAATCTCTGCATCACCGTCTTCGGCGAGGTGCCGGCCGGGACGGCGCTGCTGCGCTCCGGCGCCGAACCTGGCGACGAGCTCTGGGTCAGCGGCACACTGGGCGATGCGCGCCTCGCGCTCGAAGTCTTTCGCGGCACGCTGGCACTGCCGGCCGAGGCCCTCGAAGCGGCACGCCGGCGCATGGAGCAGCCCGAGCCGCGCGTGGCGCTGGGGCTGGCGCTGCGCGGCATCGCGAGTTCCGCCGTCGACCTGAGCGATGGGCTGGTCGGCGACCTCGGCCATATCCTGGCCGCCAGCGGCGTGGGCGCGACGGTGGACGCGGATGCCGCCTGCGCCCTGATCGGCAGCCCCGCCGCGGCCGCACTGGACCCCGCGCTGCGCCGCAACTGCGCGCTTGCGGGCGGCGACGACTACGAACTGCTCTTCACCGCGCCAGCCGCCGCTGCCGCTGTCGTGCTCGAGGCCGCGCGGCAGAGCGCCACGCCGGTCGCGCGCATCGGCCGCATCGAGGCGGCGCCGGGCCTGCGCATCGTCGACGCGAGGGGCGCGCCGGTCTCACAGCGCTTCGCGGCCTTCGATCATTTCCAGGCTTAG
- a CDS encoding YbdK family carboxylate-amine ligase has protein sequence MPLEPFNKSVALSLGVELELQLVNTHDYDLAPYAEDMLRLMAQTPLPGSVVPEMTSSMIEISTDICHSAKDVVAQLTPIRDALVRNADKLNIAVVGGGTHAFQQWHERRIYDKPRFRELSELYGYLSKQFTIFGQHVHIGCPDADGALLMLHRMSRYIPHFIALSASSPFVQGQDTQFDSARLNSVFAFPLSGRAPFTLSWREFGNYFERMTRTGVVRSMKDFYWDIRPKPEFGTIEIRVFDTPLTVERAAALAGYVQSLAAWFLQEQPFTPTEDDYLVYTYNRFQACRFGLDALYVDPATGSHMPLRDHILMTMTQLEWHSEALDATQALGQLRTSVEANRNDARWLRERQAKERLLAEVVRQAALRFRHG, from the coding sequence GTGCCGCTGGAGCCCTTCAACAAATCGGTGGCGCTGTCGCTGGGCGTCGAGCTGGAGCTCCAGTTGGTCAACACCCACGACTACGACCTCGCGCCCTATGCCGAGGACATGCTGCGCCTGATGGCCCAGACCCCGCTGCCCGGCAGCGTGGTGCCCGAGATGACCTCGAGCATGATCGAGATCTCGACCGACATCTGCCATTCGGCCAAGGACGTGGTGGCGCAGCTCACGCCTATTCGCGACGCGCTGGTGAGGAACGCCGACAAGCTCAACATCGCGGTGGTCGGCGGCGGCACGCACGCTTTCCAGCAGTGGCATGAGCGCCGCATCTACGACAAGCCGCGCTTTCGCGAGCTGTCGGAGCTGTACGGCTACCTGTCCAAGCAGTTCACGATCTTCGGCCAGCATGTGCACATCGGCTGCCCCGATGCCGACGGCGCCCTGCTGATGCTGCACCGCATGTCGCGCTACATCCCGCACTTCATCGCGCTGTCGGCATCGTCGCCCTTCGTGCAGGGGCAGGACACCCAGTTCGACTCGGCGCGGCTCAACTCGGTCTTCGCCTTTCCCCTGTCGGGCCGCGCGCCCTTCACGCTCAGCTGGCGCGAGTTCGGCAACTACTTCGAGCGCATGACCCGGACCGGTGTCGTGCGCAGCATGAAAGACTTCTATTGGGACATCCGGCCCAAGCCCGAGTTCGGCACCATCGAGATCCGCGTCTTCGACACCCCGCTCACGGTCGAGCGCGCCGCGGCGCTGGCCGGCTACGTGCAGTCGCTGGCTGCCTGGTTCCTGCAGGAGCAGCCCTTCACGCCGACCGAAGACGACTACCTGGTCTACACCTACAACCGCTTCCAGGCCTGCCGATTCGGCCTGGACGCGCTCTATGTCGACCCTGCCACCGGCAGCCACATGCCGCTGCGCGACCACATCCTCATGACGATGACCCAGCTCGAATGGCACAGCGAGGCACTGGACGCCACCCAGGCCCTGGGCCAGTTGCGCACCAGCGTGGAGGCCAACCGCAACGACGCGCGCTGGCTGCGCGAGCGCCAGGCCAAGGAGCGGCTGCTGGCCGAAGTGGTGCGGCAGGCGGCCCTGCGCTTTCGGCACGGATGA